From a single Phocoena sinus isolate mPhoSin1 chromosome 1, mPhoSin1.pri, whole genome shotgun sequence genomic region:
- the LOC116751425 gene encoding HIG1 domain family member 1A, mitochondrial-like: MSSDTDDSLSSYDEDHGSKLIRKAREASFVPTGMAGFATIVAYRLYKLKSRGNTKMSVHLIHMCMAAQGFVVGTMTLGMGDSMYREFWAKPKP, from the coding sequence ATGTCAAGCGACACAGATGATTCTCTTTCTTCATATGATGAAGATCACGGATCTAAACTTATCCGAAAAGCTAGAGAGGCATCATTTGTCCCCACTGGAATGGCAGGTTTTGCAACAATCGTTGCATATAGATTATATAAATTGAAGAGCAGGGGAAATACTAAAATGTCTGTTCACCTGATTCACATGTGCATGGCAGCCCAAGGCTTTGTTGTGGGAACAATGACTCTTGGTATGGGCGATTCCATGTATCGAGAATTCTGGGCAAAACCTAAACCTTAG